From Halorubrum sp. PV6:
GTTGACCTTGTCGAAGCCGTCGATACGTGGTACTCTAGGAAAGGAACAGAAATGACGGTCTACGCACTCTCTGTGGAGGAATTAGTCGTTCAGTTTGGAGACTCCATCTCAAAAACACAGCGATGAGTCACCGGGACCCAAATCGCAGTCACGACGGCGAACGAAGCACTGAAGCCGATCACTATTTATTATTCGTCGGCTTTGTTGAAATACTCAATTAGTGATATATTCTTGGAGACGTGCTGAATACAGAGCGCGAATGTGGCACGTCGCAGTGATGAAATCGATATATATCGATTCGGTCAGCGTAAATACCTACTCTAATACACGTTCACTCTCGGTCTTTCGCTGTTCCGGTTCTTCAGTTTCGATGAGTTGATCAAGACGTCGCTCAAATGCTTCGTCGTCAATTTCGCCCTCCGCGTATCGTCGTCGAAGCGTTTCAATCGGTGTCTCATTTGCCTCGTCTATCTGTTGGTCGTTCTGTGGACTGGATGCTGGAGCCGCATTCGCCTGACGGACGACACCTAGTGTTAATTGTCCGGATATTCCGAGTATTACTGTACTGACCAAGAGAAACAAGAGGCCTGCCGCAACGTTTCCACTTAGTCCGATAAGTCCGAGCACAAACGCGGGGACACCGAGCAAACCGCCGATGATAGCAATCGCAGTTCGACCAGCGGGGCTCTGGGGGGCATAGCGGTGGACCAATTCGTACACAATACCTCTATGACCATTTCACAACTTAAAAATCGCGGAAGTGGGACTGAACCCCTCTAGAAGATGACCATCTGCTTGGTTAGCGGGACGGAATACTAGCGAGTCAGCATACATGTTCTATGGTTAGTTCCGGATTTAGATGGAAAAAAACGGAGTTTCCGTGCTATCTACACTCTCTGTATCTCGCACACCGATCCTATCAGTTCCTAAGGGTTTCAACAGAGTCGCTTCGGTTGGTGTCCAACTCGGTGGACTAAATCTCACCATCGGAGACCCGGTCAGAAATGTTTCATATGTTATGACTATTGAAGGAGACGTTGATGAGACGGTGGAGACGGAATCATTCGACATCGTGGATGATCGGCCTGATGGCGATCATTAATTGTCAAGGCTGACTCGTTGTTTCGTGAAGTGATCTGACGAATAACTGGCAACCAAGGTTCGGGGTGACAGGTGAGTTACCTGTACTGAGCGATTCTCACGTCGGTGTGAGGGGTCTTCAACACCCGTCTGTGCCAACTCGCGAGCTCTAGACTCCCCCGCGAGGGATGTGCTCGACGACATCTGCGAATGCAACGTTTTCGCGCACCTGCTGCATCTCGACGGTGACATGCCACCGCTAGGAGCGGTGACACTGGCAGGTGCCGCCGTTTCCTTCGCTGCACAGGGCGGATGCGATCTGCAGGCGCGCGCGGCACGAGAAGTGTGCGATAGAGCATGACCCAGACGCGGCGACGCCGACGCCGCAGCACGCTGCCTCTGTCCCCGTGGCGTGTGGCCTGCTCGCGACGATGCTCACTGCGGCATTCGCATTCGGGAGCGGTGGTCCGGCCACTGCGGCGCTGCTTGTTGCCGGTGCGAAAGGCGTGTGAGACATCGACCTCGAGGAGCCTGGGGAAGGGGAGTCAGTCAGTCGTGGGTCCGGAGGTTCGTCACGTCCATCACGTCGGTGAGAAGTCCCGTCTCGAAGTCAGAATCGGCGACGATGAGTTCGGCACCGGTGGAGCGCGCTGTCGCGGCGATGAGGAGATCGCGAGCAGCCATGCGCTCACCGTCATCCATCAACTGGTCTTGCATCCGCGCGGCTTCGAGGGTGATCTGGTCGTTGAGTTCGATCGACTGAACGCCACCGAAATCCTGCCGGATCGCGACGAGGTCGGTGGTCCCGGCACCGACTGTCCCGCTGAACACCTCGAAGACGCAGAGCGCAGACGTGAGGTACGGCTGTCCGCGGTCCTCAACGTACTCGACGGTGTCCGGGACGCCTTCAAGCATGTCGATGATAACGGAGGTGTCGAGGAAGGTCACCGCTCGAAACTCTCTCGCGAGCGCTTGACGGCGTCGCGTGCGCGGTCGGCGTCTTCCGGGCTCCACGCGCCGATGTTGATCGGCTTCTCGGTCTGAGCGAGGCGTTCGAGCAGCTCGTCGAACGTCTCGTCATCCCGTTTCAGGCTCTCTAGCATCTCCTTCGTGTCGTCAGAGACGCGGATCGACGTGCTCATTTGTATACAAACTGCATACACGAGTAATTATCTTTTGGCGCTATCGGTCAACTGAAGCGGTGAACCGCCTCGGGGTCAAGCCCTGAGACTTCCCGTGGTTTAGAGACAGGTCAGATCTTCGAACGGGTGCCTACGCGGAACCGTCGCGGAACCGTTCAATCGGGATATCGGAGACGTCGTCATAATCGTTGTCACCGCCAACTAAGACCGTCGCGTCGACATGTTCAGCCGTTGCCAGCGCGAACGAGTCGCCAAGCGCAGGATTATACTTGAGCGTATACTCTGAGGCGTCCGTCCAAGTATCGCCGACATCTACCGTTTTAATACCGAGATCGGTCAACCAGTCGAGATACTCGTCGGCTGTGTCGCAGTCGTACTTCCGGGCGATTGTGTACCGGATCTCAGCGAGATTCACGTAGCTGGCGTAGCCGACGGTGTCCTGGACTGCGACCGCGTCAAGATACTCTTCTACAACCTCGCTGCCTGGTTCATCGTCGGAGTGTGCAATCAGTGGCTCGGCGTCGAAGACAACGCGGTCAGGAGCCGACATTACTCTTCAGTTGAGAACTGCGAGTCACGTTCGTTCCGGTCTTGGTCGCGTTTCTCTTTGAGAATCTCGGACGCAGGCTTGTCCGTACTCGCTTCGCTACGGGCGGCAAAGCCGCGCATCTCGCTCGGTGAGCGGACCTGTTCAACGATCACCTCTCCATCTTCGGTTTCCCGGAACAACGCCTTCCCAGGCGCTTCGATCCCGAGCTTTTCGCGGAACCGTTTTGGGATGGTCGCCTGGCCGTGCTTAGTGACGGCGACAATCTCTTTTTCAGAGTTGTTTAACTGTTCTGTCTTGCTCATAGTTCATAATCAGATCTTGATCATAATCAAATTTTCTTCTTGTTGACAAACAGTTGTTGCTTCTCTGTCGGGTGTTTTGGTCGAGTTCGAAGTATGGTTCCGATTTTGAGGGACGCGAAATACTAGAGTCGAACAGTCCCCGAACGCAGCGGTTCGATCACCCGTCGTGGTCAATATACCCGGCTTCCCATT
This genomic window contains:
- a CDS encoding antitoxin VapB family protein, giving the protein MSTSIRVSDDTKEMLESLKRDDETFDELLERLAQTEKPINIGAWSPEDADRARDAVKRSRESFER
- a CDS encoding PIN domain-containing protein, whose amino-acid sequence is MTFLDTSVIIDMLEGVPDTVEYVEDRGQPYLTSALCVFEVFSGTVGAGTTDLVAIRQDFGGVQSIELNDQITLEAARMQDQLMDDGERMAARDLLIAATARSTGAELIVADSDFETGLLTDVMDVTNLRTHD
- a CDS encoding PIN domain-containing protein; this encodes MSAPDRVVFDAEPLIAHSDDEPGSEVVEEYLDAVAVQDTVGYASYVNLAEIRYTIARKYDCDTADEYLDWLTDLGIKTVDVGDTWTDASEYTLKYNPALGDSFALATAEHVDATVLVGGDNDYDDVSDIPIERFRDGSA
- a CDS encoding SHOCT domain-containing protein; translation: MYELVHRYAPQSPAGRTAIAIIGGLLGVPAFVLGLIGLSGNVAAGLLFLLVSTVILGISGQLTLGVVRQANAAPASSPQNDQQIDEANETPIETLRRRYAEGEIDDEAFERRLDQLIETEEPEQRKTESERVLE
- a CDS encoding AbrB/MazE/SpoVT family DNA-binding domain-containing protein translates to MSKTEQLNNSEKEIVAVTKHGQATIPKRFREKLGIEAPGKALFRETEDGEVIVEQVRSPSEMRGFAARSEASTDKPASEILKEKRDQDRNERDSQFSTEE